The Staphylococcus simiae genome includes the window TCAGTTGAATAACTTTAGATCCTTTACGTGATGTTACTTTGCCATATGGCGTTTTTAATTTAAATTTCTTATCTAGTTCTTTTTGTTCTCGATAGTAATCAATGACAAGACCTTCAAAATAAGATAATTTTTGTTTTAATGAAGCGGTCTCTTGGTCACACCAATTTATAATTTTTTCCACTTCTTCTTTTGCAACATCTTCAATATCAGTAATTGATGCATTGATAGCATCTATTTTTTTAAACACCCAATTTGCTGTCTTTAAATCTGTAACTTTAAAAGTTTCTTGCTCATTAGTATTATTGAGCGCATCTATTTCTAATTGTTGTAATTTATTCATCAATCAATTTTTCTCCCTTCAAAATTTTCTTTGCTTGTTCGAATTTAGTTAAAATTGTATTTTTGCTATCGATATCATGAAATATATAAAAACCTTTGAATCGATTAACATATGCATCATTAAAATGTCCTATAAAAATCATGTTGTATTTATATTCGACTAAAAATCTATCGGATGGAATGAGTTTAATTAATTCAATCGCTAGCTTTTCAAAACTACTATGTTTTAATTTAGACTGCACTAAAACTTTCGAACACATGTTGACGTCCTCCTAATATTTAGTTAAAGTAAAATCGTGCTTAATCATAATGACTGATTACTAATTGGCGTTAGTAATCGGTCTTTTTTTCTTTGTAATATATATCTATAAAAAATTTAAACACTCCTATACTGATAAATGCCGCTAGTGATATTGCTGTAGTAAAGTAGAACACAAAACACAGTGCACTACCTAGAGCTGTAAATGCTAGATTGGCTATTAGATAACTTTTATAAGTGTTTGTCATTATCAGCACCTCTAATTAATTCGATTTAAATAGGCTTTATAACCTTCAATGACTTCAGGATATAGATACAGTACCCTAGACCCTATACGACGTTGGTATTGCTTTATTTCAGGTTCAAGCACGATTTTATTTTGTAGTGTTGATTTACTAATACCAGTAATTTCAACTAATCCTTTAATATCTATTGTCGCAATTTGTCGTCGATACTTTGCTAACATTTCATTAACCTTTTTCTCAACAAGAATATTTAGTTGGTCATTATCTATGCTAAAAGTAAACAATTTAATCATTCCTTTCTGTTGTATACTTGTATATCTTATTTACAATTAAGTTTCGCTCCATATTTCCGTGTTATAATCCTTTTATCGTTACTGAGATAGAATGGAGATGTTATATAATGGATCAATTCCTTTTTACTTTTGTCAATAAATTAATTGAAAAAGGTGCTGCTAAAGGACCAATAAAAACATTCAGTAAAACTTGGGACCTTATTTTCGGAAAATTTCATTTTTATGTTGATAAAATTCAATACAAACGCGAATTAGATTTTGAAAGATTCAAAATGCAGTTTAAAGATGAAATTTCAAATGTTCCTGAAGAAAATTTAAAAGAACCACAAATCTCTTTGCTTGGACCTGCATTAGAAGCCTCAAAATTTTATATTGATGAGCAATCTTTAAGTAACATGTTTGCCAAATTAATCGCATCATCAATGGACAATAGGAAAAGTTCGTTAACACACCATTCATTTGTTGAAGTTATTAAGCAACTTTCTCCAAACGATGCTGTTTTGTTAAAACATTTAAGCACTTCTAATATACATCCAACAGCGAAATATAGAGCTGTCGTTAATTCAAGTAATGATGGTTTCAATATTTCTGACTCGTTAATAAAAAACTCGCCTATCGACATACAACAAACCGAACTAGCAATAAATAATTTAATCAGATTGGGAATACTTAGTGATAGTTCTGGTCTTTCTTCTTTAACTAAAGAAGGTGTATATGATGCTTTTTATAGTCCTAGATACTTTGAACATTTTTCTCAATTTATATTTAATATGAGAACAGATAAAAATTTAGAGTTTGTTAAAGATATGTTGCGAGCTGGATTTACCTTAGAACAAATTAGTAATAAGACAGATTTGAATTACGAAAATCTTATTTCTTTCTATAAACCTTGGGTAATAGATATTGAAAAAGGCTACATACAAATATCGGCCTATGGTCAAGCGTTTGTAAATACTTGTATTAATTAAATGGTGAACTAAATAATTTTTTATATTTTTTATCCCTTTTAGCATTCCTAACTTCCTCGACCAAAAGTGCTGTTAGGAGTGCTATTTTGAATAGTTGTAGTTTGTTCAATCTTTTCATCTCCTTATAATGCAGTTTCTGGCATCAATAAATTTTGTTCTATAAAATCAATCGCCGGTCTAATCTTGATGTAACGCTTGTGATTTTTACCAATTCGGTACATACATTGGACTTGAAATTCCGTATTACTGTAGACATGCTTTTCTAAATCGTTCTTAGAAATGCCGCTTATTTTTACAAACTCAATAGCATCTGCAAAACCGATATATTCCATTTAAATCACTCCTTTCATGTATAATTTAGTTATTAACCAATAAGGTGGTGTTAAATATGGATAAAAGCGAATTTAAGAATTTTGTCGAAAAAAGAAATAATCGTTTTGAAGAAATTTATAAAGAATTATTTGAGGATAGAGAAAAAAATAATCCAAACGATATTTCTTTAATTCAAATCAGTGCTTTTCGAAGTTCTTAAAAAAGACTAAAACCACTACCATTAGTGTTTTGTCGATTAATTTCACTAGTAATATTCTCAATATTTAATCGACTATTAATTTTTATGACCTTCCAAGTCACAACTGCCATTGTGATGAGGAGGGTTGTTTTAAATAATTTATTCATTACTTATCACTCCCAAATCTTTAATACTTACAATTTTGCTAAGTTCAACCTTAATTTTTGTCTTTTCTTTATCTAATGTCTTAATACAATGTGCCAATTCTTCTTTACCTTCAAAGTGCTTTAACAAATGTTTATCTTGTAAAAGTAGTACGTTGGTTGTGTTTGCTGTAATTATGTTTATCACTCCTTGTTTTAGCATTAATGTTCAAAACTATTGAACTTTAATATTAAAAAAATATCTAGGTATATCTATATCATTAATACCTAAAAGTTTGGATGCTTTATAAATATCTCTATCTTTCCATCCAACTTTATTATTTAATTTTAATGATAAACTTCGTTCTGACATACCTAAAGCCAATGCAAACTGACTTTGATTGCGAAACTTTTCAACAATCTTTCCATTTAAAGCATCATAATTAAATAACATGATTATACCTCCACTTCATCAAAGTTGTTCAATTTTATTGAACTTAACTATAATTTATCATATGGTGTTTAGATTTGCAATACTAAAGTTCAAAATTTTTGAATAATATTATTGAACTTTTTTACTATAATCACTATAATTAATTTATATTCATTAGGAGGTTAGTTATAATGAAAAGTTCATTTAGTGCTAGATTAAAAGAAGCAATGAAAAAAAATAATATGAAACAAGTTGATATTATTAATAAAGTAAAATCACTGAATGAATTTAATGATATTAAAATTTCAAAAACTGATCTTAGTCAATACGTAAATGGCAAAACGACACCTGGTCAAAAAAAACTTTATGTATTAGCAAAAATTTTGAATGTTAATGAAGCCTGGTTATTAGGTTATAATGTTGATTCACTAAGAATATCTGATGATTCTCGTAACGTTAGTCGAAATAAGGAAAAAATATACGCTCACATTAAAAGTGACGTAACTAAAGAAGAAATGGAAGAAATCATCAATTTCATTGATTATGTAAATAGCAAAAGAACTAACCAACAAAATAATAGCGATAAATAAAGAGAGCTACTATTCAAACACATTTGTTTTATTGTGTTTTGTGTAACTCTCTTTTTTTATATAAAAATTATGCATAATTTAACTTTGATAAATTGGAGATGATAAAAATCTAAAATTCTTACAAACTAAAATATAAAGGAGTGAAGTTATGCATCAATACAAGGAGTTGATTGATGATATAAATCTTAAATTTATTGAGATGCCTGATAAGCTAGAATGTCTGATTATAGGTAGTGATTTATATATTAATAAGAATTTATCATCTATTTCAACTATTGAAATTAAAGAACCAAAGTCTTTATATCATTATCATGATTTTGAATTATTAATCCCCTTAAATCATATTAAACAAGCGATAGAAATACATGACTGCCAAACGATACCTCAGTTAAGTGCTTATTTTAAAGTCCCTGTAACAGACATCTTACTAACAATATACTTCTATAAAGTTAAATACTCAGATCTACATTTTCTCAATATATTCCACACTGATTTATTAAATATTCATCAAGAAATTATTTAGGAGGCTTTAAATGCAACAAGAAGCAACAGCATGGTACAAACAAAAATATAGATTAAATGCTCGATATGATAATTACATTATAAAATTTGAATAATTGACATTGTTTGAACATAAACAAAGAAGATTGAGAATTTATAAATTACAGTTTATTGATTAACTACGCCTGCATGCGTTCAAATATATACGTAAAGGAGAAATGTATTATGAAAGATTTTTTATATTTAGATACTGATGCTATCTCAAGTATTTCCGCACAATTATTTGAAGGTAAAATATTAGAAATAAGTGATGAAAAAATGAAACAAACAGGTGACAATATTATCGATAATTATGGAAGTGACGAAAAAAGAAGCACTTCTGCTAAATTTGGTACGAGCGGTACTAATATAAGTGGAAATGTGGAAAATTCAACTTTTGAAAGTAAATCTATCGAATTTCTTAACAATGAAACTTTTAAAATGGGGATTAAAAAAGCTTATGATGATTATTTATATAACAAAGTCTATGAGGAACTAGAATCAAAAAAAGAAATACATAACATTGCAAATGGTAATCAATTTGATTTTGTAGATATCAATGGAAAGTTTACTGTTCTAGATATAAATACATCTTCTAAAATATTTGATACTGAATTATTAAGACAAATGTCGTTCATGAGCAACTCATTTATTCTGCCTGACATTGAAACTTTAAACAATAAATATAAAGCTGCAACAAAGTATTTAGAGCATCCCGGAAGTAAAAAGTTGCCAAAGGATTTTAAAGATAAAAAAGAACTAGAAGAATTCTATGAAACATTCGAAGGATTATCATTTTTAAAAACTTTTAATGAAATGTCTAAACATCTTTCAACTATATTTGGTAACAAAATAATTTTATATAGAGGTAATACAATATTAATTGGAGATAGAAGTTGTTTAAGAATACCTGGAGAAACCTTATCTTTAGCTAATATAGTAAACATTGAGGGATTTGGAAGAAAAATAACTGAAACAACAACTCTCTCATCTGTAACTGATTTTCAAAAAATGGATTTTGATGACGAAGATTTCTTATCAAAAGGTACTCAAGGTATATTAATGATCTTTTTAACATCAGTATTAGGTTTAAAAGAAAAAGACACATTCGATATATTCCAACCAATTGGTTTAGAATACTCAAAAGTGTCTAGATAATTCTTTTTCTACATGATTTTGAATATAATTTTCCTTTTTATTATCATTATTATTTTTTATTTTTTTCTTGGCTTTTAAATAGTTCTCATGATGTATTACCGACATATTCTTACGTTCTTTTTCATTTTGTTTAATTTTATTTTTAATTAAATCAATCATTATTATCACCACCACTTGATTTAATTATATCATATTTTTATTAAATATACATTTGTGGTTAGCAAGCCTACTTTTATTGTTTGTTACATTTTTTAGTGGAAGGATAGTTTAAGAAATTAAAAAAGATAATCCCAGGGTCATAGGAATTCTCAGCTTTCGCTTACCCCCATTCGGGGACCCAGAGCTAATCCTTCTCGCGTTATCTTAAATATACTAAAAGTTACATTGGCTATTATTTCAAGAATTATTCACAGGGTAGCACGTCTACCCTTCTTATTTTTTAGGAGGTGTCCTATAAATGGCTTCATTTGAAAAGAGAGGAAATTATTGGAGATTTAAAGTACATTATAAAGATGAATTTGGAGACAAAAAATATATCACTCAATCAGGATTTAGAACTAAAGCAGAAGCTAAAAAAGCAGCCTTAGAAGTTGAGTTAAATTTAAAAAATGGCTTTAAAGAATATGTTAATTTTACGCTCGAACAATGGCTTGACTATTATCTTGAAACTTGGCGTAAAGATAAAATTAGTCAAAGTACATTTGAAATTGAGCTATATGCTAAAAGAAGATTATTAACTTACTATGATCCAAATATTAAAATAAAAGATATTACACCATCAATGCATCAAAAATTTATTAACACGTTAATTGAACATGGTTATAGTAAATCAACTTTATCAAAAACACATAATTTACTTAAGCGTGCGATGGAACGTGCTAAATATGATAGACATATATATTTCAATCCATGTGATGGTATCACGCTTCAACATAAAAACTTAAAAGAACGAGACAAAGCGAAATATTTACCAAAAGACAAAATCAAACCTTTTTTAGATATGGTTAAAAAACGCGATATATATCAATATTTTTTATTTAGAACGCTTATTGAAACAGGTATGCGTATTGGTGAAGCGAGTGCATTATCCTGGCAAGATTACGACAGAAAAGCCAAAACTATATCAATTACAAAGTCATATGATCAGAAAAGAAATCAATTTGGTGCTACTAAAAATAAAGAAAATAGAATTATATTTATAAGTGACACATTATCAAAAGAATTATTTAAACTAAAGTCCTTGCAGAACGCTAATAAACTCGCAAACAGTGAGTTATATAATATGAGTTATGATTTTATGTTTTGTAACGAGTTTGGTGACCCTCTTCCACGTTCAACAACACATAATACAATGAAATATGTTACAGGTAAAATTTTAGGTAAAGGTAACGAGTTAAGTATACATAAATTAAGACATACTCACGCCACTTTATTGTTAGAGAGTAATGTTCCAATGAAAGTAATTCAAGAACGACTTGGTCATAAGAGTGAATTCATAACAAGCAACGTGTATAGTCACGTAACTGAACAAATGAATCATAATGCAAAAGATAATTTCGAAACCTATATACGTGACATTTTTTAAGTTTAGTTGCCCAAAAGTTGCCCAATCGACTAAATAGCACCAATTTCCACATAAAAAAGTTGCCCATTTCACACCAAAAAAGAGCTAAAGCGAAATCGCCCTAGCTCTTGATACTACTTAAATCATCCCATTTTGTTTAGCGTATTAATATTGTTTCATGTACTGCTCGCGCTCCCATTCAGACACTTGGGTACGGTAATAATCCCATTCTAATGATTTAGAGTTAATAAATTGATTGTAAATATGATTACCTAAAGCTTGTTTGATAACATTGTTTTCACGCATAGCTTTTATTGCTGTATATAATGTTGAAGGTAAATCTTGAATGCCTACTGCTTCACGTTCTTCACGGTTCATTTCATAAATGTTTTGGTTAACAGGTTTTGGTACTTCAAGTTTGTTCTTAATACCATCTAAGCCTGCTTCTAAAATTGCAGCTAAAGCCATATATGGGTTAGCAGCTGGGTCTACTGAACGAACTTCAATACGAGTAGAAAGTCCTCTTGAGGATGGAACACGTACTAACGGTGAACGGTTTTTACCACTCCAAGCGATATAACAAGGTGCTTCATAGCCTGGAACTAATCGTTTGTATGAGTTAACAAGTGGGTTACATACTGCTGTGAATCCACGTGCATTTTTTAAGATACCTGCCGTAAATTGATATGCTGTATCTGTTAGACCCATTTCACTATTAGGGTCGTAGAAAGCATTTTCTTTACCTTTGAATAAAGATACATTAAAGTGCATTCCACTACCATTCACACCAAATAATGGTTTTGGCATAAATGTTGCATGTAAATTATGTTTACGCGCAATTGTTTTAACTACTAATTTAAATGTTTGGATATTATCACATGCTGTGATAGCATCTGCATATTTAAAGTCGATTTCATGTTGTCCAGGTGCTACTTCATGATGACTTGCTTCGATATCAAAGCCCATGTCTTCTAATTCTAATACGATATCACGACGACAATTTTCACCTAAATCAGTAGGTGCTAAATCGAAGTAACCACCATCATCATTTAACTCAAGCGTTGGTTCGCCTTTGTCATCTAATTTGAATAAGAAGAATTCTGGTTCAGGCCCTAAGTTAAAGTCTGTGAATCCTAAGTCTTCCATTTCTTTTAACACACGTTTTAAGTTGTTACGTGGATCCCCTTCAAATGGTGTACCATCCGTTTTATATACGTCACAAATTAAACGCGCAACTTTACCTTGTCCAGCTGTCCATGGGAAGATAACCCAAGTATCTAAATCAGGTTGTAAATACATATCTGATTCTTCAATTCGTACAAATCCTTCGATAGAAGAACCATCGAACATCATTTCGTTATCAAGTACTTTTTCTAATTGGCTAACAGGTACTTCAACGTTTTTAATTGTTCCTAAAATATCTGTAAATTGTAATCTTAGATATCTTACATTTTCCTCTTCAGCAAACTTACGAATGTCATCTTTTGTAAAAGTACGTTTTGGCATTTTGAAATCCTCCAAGTTTTATTTAATAAATCGGGATAAATCACCACGATTTATTGGCAATGTTTCTCCAACAGGCTTTTGCGTGGCATCTACAATCATCTTTTTTCTAGTTTCTTGTTCATCAGTTGATAAATGCTCTTGACTATCAAATATGATTTGTTTAATCCCTTTAATATTAAATCCTTTTTCTATTAATGATTTAATTTCTAGTAATCGTTCCAAATCATTGAGTGAGAACAGTCGTTTCTTACCTTCTGTTCTTTCTGGTTTAATCAGTTCATGTGTTTCGTAATAACGGATTTGTCTTGGAGATAAATCTGTTAGTTTACTAACAACACTCATAGAGAATACGGCCATGTTGCGTCTGATTGCATCATTCGACATCATTGTACCTCTCCTCTACTTTTGAACTTGTTAACAATTTATCATAAATAATCAGATAATACAAAAATATGTTAGGTTTTCTAACATAGAGCTTCAAACCCTTGATATGAAAGCATCCAATATATCTGCATAATATAAAATTCAGTTCAATTACATAATTTTTTTCGAAAATTTTTAAAATAATCTGATAAAATAAACAAAATTTAACTCAGGACATTACATTTTGCCCTGAGTTTTAAGTGTTAAACTAAACCTTGTTGTTGCAGTTGTCTAACTGCGCGAGTAACGGCTAATTTAACGTGTTCATAGGTTAATCCACCTTGTACATACGCTTCATATGGTGGTCTAATAGGTCCGTCAGCTGATAATTCAATTGATGACCCCTGTACAAAAGTTCCTGCTGCCATGATGACATCATCTTCATAGCCGGGCATATAACTAGGCTCCGGACTAAAATGCGCATTAATTGGTGAAGCATGTTGAATACTTTGACAAAATGAAATCATTTGTTCCTTAGTATCAAATTGTACAGTTTGAATTAAATCTGTACGTTTTTCATTATATTTAGGTGTCGTTTTCATATTTAACTTATCTAACAATAAACTCGTAAATAATGCGCCTTTTAAACTTTGACTAACAACGTGAGGTGCTAAGAAAAATCCTTGATACATCTCTTGCAAAGAATTTAATGATGCACCCGCTTCTTTTCCTATACCAGGAGCAGTTAAACGATAACCACAACGTTGAATTAAATCTTGTCTCCCAACGATATAGCCACCGATTTTCGCTAGACCACCTCCAGGATTTTTAATTAAGGACCCTGCTATTAAATCTGCACCACATTCTATAGGTTCTTTTGTTTCAACAAATTCACCATAACAATTATCAACAAAAATGATGATATTCGGGTGTTTAGACTTTATCATGTGTATTGCATGTTCAATTTCATCTATTGTAATAGAAGGTCTTTGGTCATATCCTTTTGAACGTTGTATCGCAATTACTTTTGTTCGATCATTGATTTGTTGCAACACGTTTTCTATATCAATATGTCCCTCTTTCAAAGCGATATCCTGATAAGTCACACCGTGTTCCTTCAAACTTTCAATACCATTGCCATTGATACCAATCACTTCAAGTAAAGTATCATAAGGACTACCTGTGATATATAATAATTCATCCCCATATTTCAACATACTTTGTAATGCTAAAGTAATGGCATGTGTACCTGAAATAATTTGTGGTCGAACAATAGCATCTTCTGCC containing:
- a CDS encoding host-nuclease inhibitor Gam family protein, whose protein sequence is MNKLQQLEIDALNNTNEQETFKVTDLKTANWVFKKIDAINASITDIEDVAKEEVEKIINWCDQETASLKQKLSYFEGLVIDYYREQKELDKKFKLKTPYGKVTSRKGSKVIQLSNESMVIEQLEARGLTDYIKVTKKLNQQEIKKDFNATDSGTLIDVNGEVLEGAHLVEKPMTFSVKVGE
- a CDS encoding DUF1270 family protein, with protein sequence MTNTYKSYLIANLAFTALGSALCFVFYFTTAISLAAFISIGVFKFFIDIYYKEKKTDY
- a CDS encoding DUF4393 domain-containing protein, whose translation is MDQFLFTFVNKLIEKGAAKGPIKTFSKTWDLIFGKFHFYVDKIQYKRELDFERFKMQFKDEISNVPEENLKEPQISLLGPALEASKFYIDEQSLSNMFAKLIASSMDNRKSSLTHHSFVEVIKQLSPNDAVLLKHLSTSNIHPTAKYRAVVNSSNDGFNISDSLIKNSPIDIQQTELAINNLIRLGILSDSSGLSSLTKEGVYDAFYSPRYFEHFSQFIFNMRTDKNLEFVKDMLRAGFTLEQISNKTDLNYENLISFYKPWVIDIEKGYIQISAYGQAFVNTCIN
- a CDS encoding DUF739 family protein, which gives rise to MLFNYDALNGKIVEKFRNQSQFALALGMSERSLSLKLNNKVGWKDRDIYKASKLLGINDIDIPRYFFNIKVQ
- a CDS encoding helix-turn-helix domain-containing protein, with amino-acid sequence MKSSFSARLKEAMKKNNMKQVDIINKVKSLNEFNDIKISKTDLSQYVNGKTTPGQKKLYVLAKILNVNEAWLLGYNVDSLRISDDSRNVSRNKEKIYAHIKSDVTKEEMEEIINFIDYVNSKRTNQQNNSDK
- a CDS encoding DUF6414 family protein, translating into MKDFLYLDTDAISSISAQLFEGKILEISDEKMKQTGDNIIDNYGSDEKRSTSAKFGTSGTNISGNVENSTFESKSIEFLNNETFKMGIKKAYDDYLYNKVYEELESKKEIHNIANGNQFDFVDINGKFTVLDINTSSKIFDTELLRQMSFMSNSFILPDIETLNNKYKAATKYLEHPGSKKLPKDFKDKKELEEFYETFEGLSFLKTFNEMSKHLSTIFGNKIILYRGNTILIGDRSCLRIPGETLSLANIVNIEGFGRKITETTTLSSVTDFQKMDFDDEDFLSKGTQGILMIFLTSVLGLKEKDTFDIFQPIGLEYSKVSR
- a CDS encoding tyrosine-type recombinase/integrase — its product is MASFEKRGNYWRFKVHYKDEFGDKKYITQSGFRTKAEAKKAALEVELNLKNGFKEYVNFTLEQWLDYYLETWRKDKISQSTFEIELYAKRRLLTYYDPNIKIKDITPSMHQKFINTLIEHGYSKSTLSKTHNLLKRAMERAKYDRHIYFNPCDGITLQHKNLKERDKAKYLPKDKIKPFLDMVKKRDIYQYFLFRTLIETGMRIGEASALSWQDYDRKAKTISITKSYDQKRNQFGATKNKENRIIFISDTLSKELFKLKSLQNANKLANSELYNMSYDFMFCNEFGDPLPRSTTHNTMKYVTGKILGKGNELSIHKLRHTHATLLLESNVPMKVIQERLGHKSEFITSNVYSHVTEQMNHNAKDNFETYIRDIF
- the glnA gene encoding type I glutamate--ammonia ligase, with the translated sequence MPKRTFTKDDIRKFAEEENVRYLRLQFTDILGTIKNVEVPVSQLEKVLDNEMMFDGSSIEGFVRIEESDMYLQPDLDTWVIFPWTAGQGKVARLICDVYKTDGTPFEGDPRNNLKRVLKEMEDLGFTDFNLGPEPEFFLFKLDDKGEPTLELNDDGGYFDLAPTDLGENCRRDIVLELEDMGFDIEASHHEVAPGQHEIDFKYADAITACDNIQTFKLVVKTIARKHNLHATFMPKPLFGVNGSGMHFNVSLFKGKENAFYDPNSEMGLTDTAYQFTAGILKNARGFTAVCNPLVNSYKRLVPGYEAPCYIAWSGKNRSPLVRVPSSRGLSTRIEVRSVDPAANPYMALAAILEAGLDGIKNKLEVPKPVNQNIYEMNREEREAVGIQDLPSTLYTAIKAMRENNVIKQALGNHIYNQFINSKSLEWDYYRTQVSEWEREQYMKQY
- a CDS encoding MerR family transcriptional regulator; translation: MMSNDAIRRNMAVFSMSVVSKLTDLSPRQIRYYETHELIKPERTEGKKRLFSLNDLERLLEIKSLIEKGFNIKGIKQIIFDSQEHLSTDEQETRKKMIVDATQKPVGETLPINRGDLSRFIK
- a CDS encoding aminotransferase class I/II-fold pyridoxal phosphate-dependent enzyme; amino-acid sequence: MTDINELIVDVEQTLAPYFKKIEDIAYYNQEKVLDAFHHVKASESDLQGTTGYGYDDFGRDHLEEIYAHTFKAEDAIVRPQIISGTHAITLALQSMLKYGDELLYITGSPYDTLLEVIGINGNGIESLKEHGVTYQDIALKEGHIDIENVLQQINDRTKVIAIQRSKGYDQRPSITIDEIEHAIHMIKSKHPNIIIFVDNCYGEFVETKEPIECGADLIAGSLIKNPGGGLAKIGGYIVGRQDLIQRCGYRLTAPGIGKEAGASLNSLQEMYQGFFLAPHVVSQSLKGALFTSLLLDKLNMKTTPKYNEKRTDLIQTVQFDTKEQMISFCQSIQHASPINAHFSPEPSYMPGYEDDVIMAAGTFVQGSSIELSADGPIRPPYEAYVQGGLTYEHVKLAVTRAVRQLQQQGLV